One Telluria mixta DNA window includes the following coding sequences:
- a CDS encoding efflux transporter outer membrane subunit: MRTTTFRPLISALLAAAVLSGCALAPTYERPATTQPAAFKELQGWAPAAPADALDRGPWWTLFNDPVLDGLVRQVEVSNQNVAAAVAAYSQARALVAQQRASLFPTVTLNGGANRNGSGGGSNDNGNNNGRTSNSFRLNIGSSWEPDVWGRLRAGISAAQANAQASAADLASARLSAQGELAADYFSLRSVDAQRALLATTIEGYQRVLKITQNRFDVGIVPHSDVYQAQTQLASAQSDDLTLARQRAQLEHAIAVLVGKAPADFALAPAQWNVTVPDVPVGVPSTLLERRPDIAASERAVAAANAQIGIVRAAYFPQIGLTASYGPSASAIGDLFKASSMAWALGLSATETIFNGGANRAAVQGADAAREQAVARYRQTVLDAFADVEDQLNATRVLAQQQDLQRLASEAADKVEEQVLNRYKAGQVSYSEVVQAQVTALNARRALVQTQGNRQTTAVALIQSLGGGWHADQLTAQE; encoded by the coding sequence ATGCGAACTACCACCTTTCGCCCGTTGATCTCCGCCTTGCTCGCCGCCGCCGTGTTGTCCGGCTGCGCGCTCGCGCCCACGTACGAGCGGCCGGCGACGACGCAGCCTGCGGCCTTCAAGGAACTGCAAGGTTGGGCGCCCGCCGCACCAGCGGATGCGCTCGATCGGGGCCCGTGGTGGACCCTGTTCAACGACCCCGTGCTCGACGGACTGGTGCGCCAGGTCGAGGTCAGCAACCAGAACGTGGCGGCCGCCGTCGCCGCGTACAGCCAGGCGCGCGCGCTCGTCGCGCAGCAGCGCGCGTCGCTGTTCCCGACCGTGACCCTGAACGGCGGCGCAAACCGCAACGGCAGCGGCGGCGGGTCGAACGACAACGGCAACAACAACGGCCGCACGTCCAACAGCTTCCGCCTGAACATCGGCTCGAGCTGGGAGCCGGACGTGTGGGGGCGCCTGCGCGCCGGCATCTCCGCGGCGCAGGCCAATGCGCAGGCCAGCGCGGCCGACCTCGCGTCCGCGCGCCTGTCCGCGCAGGGCGAACTGGCCGCGGACTATTTTTCGCTGCGCTCCGTCGACGCCCAGCGCGCGTTGCTGGCCACGACCATCGAAGGCTACCAGCGCGTGCTGAAGATCACGCAGAACCGCTTCGACGTGGGCATCGTGCCGCACTCGGACGTCTACCAGGCCCAGACCCAGCTCGCCAGCGCGCAGAGCGACGACCTGACCTTGGCCCGCCAGCGCGCGCAGCTGGAGCACGCGATCGCGGTCCTCGTCGGCAAGGCGCCGGCCGACTTCGCGCTGGCGCCGGCCCAGTGGAACGTGACGGTGCCGGACGTGCCGGTCGGCGTGCCGTCCACGTTGCTGGAGCGCCGTCCCGACATCGCCGCGTCCGAACGCGCCGTGGCGGCGGCCAACGCGCAGATCGGCATCGTGCGCGCGGCCTACTTCCCGCAGATCGGCCTCACGGCATCGTACGGCCCGTCCGCCAGCGCCATCGGCGACTTGTTCAAGGCGTCGAGCATGGCATGGGCACTGGGCCTGTCGGCCACCGAGACGATCTTCAACGGCGGCGCCAACCGCGCGGCGGTGCAGGGCGCCGACGCGGCGCGCGAGCAGGCCGTCGCCCGCTACCGCCAGACGGTGCTGGATGCTTTCGCCGACGTCGAGGACCAGTTGAACGCCACGCGTGTGCTCGCGCAGCAGCAGGACCTGCAGCGACTGGCATCGGAAGCGGCGGACAAGGTCGAGGAGCAGGTGCTGAACCGCTACAAGGCCGGGCAGGTGAGTTATTCGGAAGTGGTGCAGGCCCAGGTGACGGCCCTGAACGCGCGCCGCGCGCTCGTGCAGACGCAGGGCAACCGCCAGACGACGGCCGTGGCGCTGATCCAGTCGCTGGGCGGCGGCTGGCATGCCGACCAGCTCACCGCGCAGGAGTAG
- a CDS encoding bile acid:sodium symporter family protein — protein sequence MPSLLAPVSSVLRRLSIDTFTILLLCTVALASVLPCAGETAVVLGKVTTVAIGLLFFLHGAKLSREAIVAGMTHWRLHLLVLASTFVMFPLLGLAMKPLAGSVVTPELYVGILFLCTLPSTVQSSIAFTSMARGNVAAAVCSASASNFVGIFVTPLLVSTLIVQGSAGGSSLDAVITIVEQLLLPFLAGQFLRPWIGKWVDRHKPMLKIVDQGSILLVVYTAFSESVNEGLWHKLSGESLAALVVISCVLLAIALGVATWASRRLGFSREDEITIVFCGSKKSLASGVPMAKVLFAPSALGMVILPVMLFHQIQLMVCAVLAQKWGRENR from the coding sequence ATGCCCAGTCTCCTCGCACCCGTTTCCTCAGTCCTCCGCCGCCTGTCGATCGACACCTTCACCATCCTGCTGCTGTGCACCGTCGCCCTGGCCAGCGTACTGCCGTGTGCGGGCGAGACGGCCGTCGTCCTCGGCAAGGTCACCACCGTCGCCATCGGCTTGTTGTTCTTCCTGCACGGTGCCAAGCTGTCGCGCGAAGCGATCGTCGCCGGGATGACGCACTGGCGCCTGCACCTGCTTGTGCTTGCGTCGACCTTCGTCATGTTCCCGCTGCTGGGCCTCGCCATGAAGCCGCTGGCGGGCAGCGTCGTCACGCCCGAGCTGTACGTGGGCATCCTGTTCCTGTGCACCCTGCCCTCGACCGTGCAGTCGTCGATCGCGTTCACGTCGATGGCGCGCGGGAACGTGGCGGCGGCCGTGTGCAGCGCGTCGGCCTCCAACTTCGTCGGCATCTTCGTCACGCCGCTGCTGGTGTCGACCCTGATCGTGCAAGGCTCTGCGGGCGGCTCGTCGCTGGACGCCGTGATCACCATCGTCGAGCAGTTGCTGCTGCCCTTCCTGGCCGGCCAGTTCCTGCGTCCGTGGATCGGGAAGTGGGTCGATCGCCACAAGCCGATGCTGAAGATCGTCGACCAGGGCTCGATCCTGCTGGTCGTCTACACGGCGTTTTCCGAATCGGTCAATGAGGGCCTGTGGCACAAGCTGTCGGGGGAATCGCTCGCGGCGCTCGTCGTCATCAGCTGCGTGTTGCTGGCCATCGCACTGGGCGTCGCCACGTGGGCGAGCCGGCGCCTGGGCTTCAGCCGCGAGGACGAGATCACCATCGTGTTCTGCGGCTCGAAAAAGAGTCTCGCAAGCGGCGTCCCGATGGCCAAGGTGCTGTTCGCGCCGAGTGCGCTGGGCATGGTCATCCTGCCTGTGATGCTGTTCCACCAGATCCAGCTGATGGTCTGCGCGGTGCTGGCCCAGAAATGGGGCCGCGAGAATCGTTAA